From Pseudonocardia autotrophica, one genomic window encodes:
- a CDS encoding adenine nucleotide alpha-hydrolase family protein: MSCATMRGRVMAVCGPGGEPVIAPDLHASVTGLLAGMGHRVVACSGGVDSLLLSDLAHAADPASTLVVHAVTPAVPDEATRRVVTTAHRLGWRLRLVRSGEFGDERYLANPTDRCFHCKTHLYDELDRVAAASDVADAVLLSGANLDDLGEYRPGLRAAAEHRVRHPFVEAGAGKAAIRELAAARGRAWHDLPAAPCLASRLYSGTRVTPDLLRAVEAGEQLLRELTGMRTVRCRVRGQQVRIEVGDDDRHRVTEPVLAAVSRVMREHSAGLGPAQLDALPYAPGRAFVRLRPPGR; encoded by the coding sequence GGGGGCGAGCCGGTCATCGCACCGGACCTGCACGCCTCGGTCACCGGGTTGCTGGCCGGGATGGGCCACCGGGTGGTGGCGTGCAGCGGGGGTGTCGACAGCCTGCTGCTGTCCGACCTGGCACATGCCGCGGACCCGGCGTCGACACTCGTGGTGCACGCGGTCACCCCGGCGGTGCCGGACGAGGCCACCCGCCGGGTGGTGACGACCGCGCACCGGCTCGGCTGGCGCCTGCGGCTGGTCCGCTCCGGCGAGTTCGGCGACGAGCGCTACCTGGCCAACCCGACCGACCGGTGCTTCCACTGCAAGACCCACCTCTACGACGAGCTGGACCGGGTCGCCGCGGCGTCCGACGTCGCGGACGCGGTGCTGCTCAGCGGCGCCAACCTCGACGACCTGGGCGAGTACCGGCCCGGGTTGCGCGCCGCCGCCGAGCACCGGGTGCGGCACCCGTTCGTCGAGGCGGGCGCCGGCAAGGCCGCGATCCGGGAGCTGGCCGCCGCCCGTGGCCGGGCGTGGCACGACCTGCCCGCGGCACCGTGCCTGGCCAGCCGGCTCTACAGCGGCACCCGGGTCACGCCCGATCTGCTGCGCGCGGTGGAGGCGGGCGAGCAGCTCCTGCGTGAGCTGACCGGGATGCGGACGGTGCGGTGCCGGGTGCGTGGGCAGCAGGTGCGGATCGAGGTGGGTGACGACGACCGGCACCGGGTCACCGAGCCGGTGCTCGCTGCGGTGAGCCGGGTGATGCGCGAGCACTCGGCCGGGCTCGGACCCGCGCAGCTGGACGCGCTGCCCTACGCCCCCGGTCGCGCGTTCGTCCGGCTCCGGCCGCCCGGCCGCTGA
- a CDS encoding AIR synthase related protein, with translation MTRIPASAPAPPGPDVAELARVVRDHPGWTAKAAIGLVSDVVGPTDWEAGPGDDGAVVRTAGGRVVACGEAVWPPFVQRDPRAAGFAAVLTNVNDVAAMGARPLGIVDTVVAPAGVARAVLEGLREGCALFGIPLLGGHLTPHDGTPAVSAFALGELDDRALSVTRCAPGQSLVVAAALDGRMRPDFPFFPAFENRRDRCAGDVAVLARLAASGAAAAAKDISMAGLVGSLAMLLEWGPFGVELDLDAVPRPAGVGPAEWLTCFPSFGFLLTTPAGREPEVLAAFHERDLAAAVVGRLDDGGVLSLRRGADRAVVADLRTDRVTGLVRA, from the coding sequence ATGACTCGCATCCCGGCATCTGCCCCCGCGCCGCCCGGGCCCGACGTCGCCGAGCTGGCACGCGTGGTCCGCGACCACCCCGGATGGACGGCGAAGGCGGCGATCGGCCTGGTGTCCGACGTCGTCGGCCCCACCGACTGGGAAGCCGGTCCCGGCGACGACGGCGCCGTGGTCCGCACCGCCGGTGGCCGGGTCGTGGCCTGCGGGGAGGCGGTGTGGCCACCGTTCGTGCAACGCGACCCGCGGGCCGCCGGTTTCGCCGCGGTCCTGACCAACGTCAACGACGTGGCCGCGATGGGCGCCCGGCCGCTGGGGATCGTCGACACGGTGGTCGCCCCCGCCGGCGTCGCCCGGGCCGTCCTGGAGGGGCTCCGCGAGGGCTGTGCGCTGTTCGGCATCCCGCTGCTCGGCGGCCACCTCACCCCGCACGACGGGACACCGGCGGTGTCCGCGTTCGCGCTCGGGGAGCTCGACGACCGGGCGCTGTCGGTGACCCGCTGCGCGCCCGGCCAGAGCCTGGTGGTCGCCGCCGCACTGGACGGCCGGATGCGCCCGGACTTCCCGTTCTTCCCTGCTTTCGAGAACCGGCGCGACCGGTGCGCCGGCGACGTCGCCGTCCTGGCCCGGCTCGCCGCCTCGGGCGCGGCGGCGGCCGCGAAGGACATCAGCATGGCCGGGCTGGTCGGCTCGCTGGCGATGCTGCTGGAGTGGGGGCCGTTCGGCGTCGAGCTCGACCTGGACGCGGTACCCCGGCCCGCCGGGGTCGGCCCGGCCGAGTGGCTGACCTGCTTCCCCAGCTTCGGGTTCCTGCTGACGACCCCGGCCGGCCGGGAACCGGAGGTGCTCGCCGCCTTCCACGAGCGCGATCTCGCCGCGGCGGTCGTCGGACGGCTCGACGACGGCGGGGTGCTGTCCCTGCGGCGCGGCGCGGACCGCGCGGTCGTCGCCGATCTTCGGACCGATCGGGTCACCGGACTGGTGCGGGCGTGA
- a CDS encoding OsmC family protein, giving the protein MERQVTAVREAGLRCRVRAGEHEFVVDEPASVGGTDQGPQPTDMLLGAVASCFTIALSYCAARRGLAPDPVRVEVTGTYDGPRFRSITVSAVVGGVSPDELARLTAEAERVCYVTNTLRGGPEIEVRTSVADGGTGR; this is encoded by the coding sequence GTGGAACGACAGGTGACGGCGGTCCGTGAGGCCGGTCTGCGGTGCCGGGTGCGGGCGGGTGAGCACGAGTTCGTCGTCGACGAACCGGCCTCGGTCGGCGGCACCGACCAGGGGCCGCAGCCGACCGACATGCTGCTCGGCGCCGTCGCCTCCTGCTTCACGATCGCGCTGTCCTACTGCGCGGCCCGGCGGGGCCTGGCCCCGGACCCGGTGCGGGTCGAGGTGACCGGCACCTACGACGGCCCGCGGTTCCGCTCGATCACGGTCTCCGCGGTCGTCGGCGGAGTGTCCCCCGACGAGCTGGCACGACTGACCGCCGAGGCCGAGCGGGTCTGCTACGTGACCAACACGCTGCGCGGCGGCCCGGAGATCGAGGTACGCACGTCGGTCGCCGATGGCGGCACGGGCCGGTGA